The sequence aaaccctaaaacctacACAGTAGACAATACACATGATCCCCACcactaaaatcaaaacaaaacctaAATTCACCAAATACAGCAACAACCCAAATTCACAATAGAttgaaaatagaacaaaaaatcaATAACTCAACAAAATCATGCAAATCAGAAGGAAGAAGGGAGAGTAAAAGAAAGAGAACATACCTTCAAATTCAATGtaaacaactaagagataaagccAGAACAACTAGCAAATGATTGTAAAAAACTAAATAAGTTGATTTTCGGATGATCAACTTAGATCTGAGAGGAGAAGAGTAAAGGTGAGGGAGACTGTGGGAAGGGGTATTCTTCTGAGTTCTGAGAGTAGAAGATAGACGAGAGAGAGAGACgagttttgataaaaaaaattggaatttAAGATATAGGGTAACATATGCGTCCGACGTGCGTCCGAGTGTGTCCGATGTGTGTCCAATGTGCGTCCAACGTGCGTCAAGTGAGGACACGGATTTTGATACGTCCGTCACGCGTCGTGTGGGCGTCGTGGCCGCGTCATGTGTCCATAGTGCGTCCGACACGGACACGAAATGAATCTGATGTGTCCGTGCTTCACAGCCCTAATCACTTCTTCCTCTCGTTTTGTTTGTTAATTTGCACCTTAATTTTTACCACCCAGAAAAGCAACAACCCTTTTCTCATGCTTGAAGCCAACTACTCCTTAGGTTATGATTTGACACAGAGAAGGGGCTAAGTTTGATTTGGTTTTAAAGCCGGATCGGCCATGAATTAGGAAGTTGTATCGGTGATCTTGTGTATTTGAAAGCTGGTACTCTTTGCCTTCGGTGAGTTTTGGTGTTTGTTTTAGTGTAATGAAAGATTGgatgttttgaattttggttgatgaTGAGTGATTTTAATTTAAGCTGTGCCATCACCAGTTAAGCCGGTAGGTAGTTTGGGTCTATACCACTAACCAGTGTTATGTTTGATGGATTATTTTTATTCTTGAAATTATTTATGTTTGGTGGCATCTGCGAGTTCCCTGAAGCTAAATAACTCCTATTTCTTGAGGCTGGAGCTAAACCAATGTTATTTCGTCTTGTTAGCTTCCTCTCCTCCGGCAAGTAATGGATCTACAGTTGGGTCCTTCTTGGATGCTCTGGCTATCGTCCCCTCAACTTCTACGACCACAACATCTGAAGCTGGAACCCGTTGATTCTGCTCCAGGGTCGCAGCACTATCATCAGCATCCACTGTGCTGAGCCAGGTATGAAACTTCAAATAGTGTCAACTTCTCATTTTAGTGGGGACAAATAATAAGTGGACAAGAGAGTCTGGGAAACATCTTAATTGTTAGGCATAAAGACATGAAATTAGAACTCCAACTATTGCAAAGAGCTCAAGTTTACCAATCTAAAAAAATAAGCTGTGATGTTTCAACGGCAAAGGATGTTGTTGCTAACACTCAAGATTTTCGACTTGGGGTGTAATCTTACTGGTTTCCCAGACCAAGGCTGATTTTTCCTGGCATCAAATTCCTGCCATTACTTAATATCATGGCTGCTTAAAATTACTGATATTTATGTTCCTCTTGCTCGTATGTGATAAACTTGATAATTGGTTTGTTATCTCATTTACAGCCTACTGAAGACCCATTCCGTGAGACTCCCTTCAAGGCTTTACCTTCGCAGAAAATAACCAACCACCGCAGGATTTTTCTTCCACCGCCAACTTTCAACCCAATGCAGTGGCCTGAAACCTTCCAACCAGCCCCACTACAGATTCAACTAATCCTGTCTGGCTTTGACTTCAGAGACACGTTTGAAGGCCTCAGTTTTGCTCCTTCCGATGTCTCCAATGTTCAAATTTACTTTTACAAGCTCTCAATTCTCGCAACCAGAGCTGCAAATTTACTTTAGGGCCAACTTCTCAAGGATCTCCATATTTAGATTTATCTGCTCCAACAGGACCTTCGCAGGCAGGTGGTCCTGTGAACAAGTTCCCTGCACATTCGGGATATGTCTTCAAAACCCATATGGAGTGCCACAGGGAGCTTTTGGTGAAAAACAAGATTTGAAAAACCAAGGACATGAACTGAAAGTCTGGGCTGTCACTGGCTTCTTTGCTTTTGATGTTTCAATTACTTCAGGATTATATCTGGAAATAGGTTTACtttgttctttttattttttgggttcTGTGCTTATTTGTTTGTGCCCTGCAGCTAAAACCAATTCTTTGGCCGATATTGGAGTTGATTTCTATCAATTACAGGGAGAAGAGAAAGCTGTTCCGCAAACGGCTGTAACGTCTACGATCAACACGGGTAAAGCTTATTGAATCTTGTTCTGGAATGGGACGTGCAGGTGCAAGCTCCCTTGCTGCTCCAGTGCTCCTTCTAACCCTATTATGACTGCAGGTATAGGTATGGGTGATGAGGGAGGAATGCAAGGCATGGGTATGAGAGGTTATGGTGGCATGACCCAGCAGCCTGGGGGTGAACAACAGGTATGCGGATGGGAACGAACAATATGGGTGGCATGCAGATGGAGGACAAATGCGACCGACTCAGCAAGGTCCCCTCCCATGGTATGCTATAATCCGCGATGCGATCAGGTGGTTATCCTCCTCAAAACCCGCACGGTGGTTATGAAAGAGTGGGAAACCAAGACGGCCCTTGGAGACCCAAGGCCGAGGAGGGGGTTTGGAAATAGTTTTCAACCAGCAATTGACGCGCCTCGGTTATTACGCGCAAAGATGAGTACCAAGGGATGCATTAACTCCAATTTATAATAACTTCATTCATGTCCCTAACTCAGACTTGAATATTATGGGACTAAATATTTGCTATTCTCAGTTTCAAAAAGCAGCCAAGCACTTCTTTAGCTGAATCCAATGGAGATAGTTTCTGACTGTCTAAGTTACATAAAATGCATAAATCCCAAATGCAAAATACAAGTTGGAAAAATGACTCTAGCCCCTGGCATATCAAAACACAGCATTTGGATAAATGCCTAAGAGCCAAGAGCTGATCTATTACAGACTGAAAGCATTGAATTGGTCACCAATAAACTTACTCGCTCTAGTTTTTGACCTCTTCACAACAAAAAAACAAGCTCTGGCACCAGTTCTTTTGTGCAGGTAGTTCTATCTTGTCGGTTATTTGAACATTTTCCCCTGTTATGGTACCAAGAATGCTCAGATTTTGCTTGAATTGGCATAAGGTTAGCAAAGGCAAGGGGACTAAAAGATTTGTTTTAAATGTTGTTGGGTTCCTCTAGAAAAAGAGAAACCCTTCAAAAATAGGTGTATGCCGCTTATAAACGGCAAGCACACGGTATTCTTTAGTAAAAGGCGAAAGAATAGTTCGCTTTGTGCTTACCGCACGGCTGCGTGAGCCATTTGGAAGAGTCAAGCGCTGGTCATATAGAAAGCATTTTGAGTAGGGTTGTGCTTCCTGGAGCATGTAGGACTAATCATTCTTCCCTTCAACTGAGAAGTCTGAGATCAACAGAATTAGGCTATGGTCATTacagtaataaaaaaaaatgacactAGTTCAGATGGGAATAACTAGggaaatgaaaaaaaagaagaaaacaaactagGGAGTGAGACAATGGGAGACGAGAGGGAAAAGCGAAGTGATCGAGTTGGAGTTCCAACGATTGCATTGCAGCAGCAGCTACATAGAAACATCTCGATTTCTATGTTGAATAGTGCTGGCAAAAATCATACTAAGCTAACTGCATTCAGGTGATTCCGCAGTATTGAAAACTTCGACCCTTTTGTTACTGTAACAAAGTTAATCTATATACATGCGCCCAAAATGCTTTGAAGCAAGCAAATAAAGACGCACCCAAAATCACTACAAACTGTCATCTGCTTGTGAAGCTGTGGTGATTGAGCTAGGCAAGCGGGGAGGCCTTCATAGTCAAGTCTGGAAACAGATGCACCACCTTCATTTGAGCCTGCTATCAATATATCAGACCATGAGATCATCCTCAATCTCATGACCAGGACAGCAGGTGTTGTATTGTAGGGATGAATCAACAGAAGCCCAACATCTGGATGGTACCTAGATGCTAAGTTAAAGTATATCTGGGACAATTTTTAATCTAATTGAGGATACCCTGGGCATTGATTGATGGTCTTAGGCCTTGAAAAACTGACATGTCATTGGTGGATTCTCCATCAGCTATTAAGAAGAACTTGATGCAGATTGGAGGCAAGCATCACGATTCACAACATATAGCTTGGCAATGTGTGAACAAATGGCACAATTTATATCCTGGACAGAGATCcggcacttttttttttttttttttttttaatattagtcCTCTTATTcagaaaagaaatcaaaatatataaataggtcCATACTCCATCCATGGTATATTCAAAACTAAGCTATTTAATGTTCAGATAATCCAAAACTTCAAGAGAAAACGAGAGTAAAATTCCCCATGAATTGTAACACCTATGCCTTGGCACGACCGAAGTACTTGTTCTTTTCATCTGTAGTCTGGAAACGACCATGGCCGAACTTAGAGGAAGTGTCAATGAACTTGAGCTTAATCTCTTCCATTGCAAGCCTGGATGTCTGCTTCAGAAGTGGTTGTCTTAGTGTGACAACACGCTTCTTTGGCCCAACACAGCAACCTTTAATCAGCAGATAGTCTTCATTCACGATACCATAATGAGGGAAACCGCCCATGGGAGTAATATCCTTTTCAGTCCTGATTAACGAGAAAAATTTAGGAAGGTCAGCAACAAAGTAAGGGTGAATCAAACACCAAAAATAAACTGAACTAGAAAACAGAAAGTAGATCAAAGAGATGTCACTTCACCTATCAAACTCAGTGAGTGCTGTGTGAGACTCCTGGCCAACCTTCCCAAGCCTGTAAATCTTTTTGTTCATCTCAGTCCACGTGGTGGTATCCGTTTTGACCAGCCCTAGCAACTGTGTAGGAAACCCTAGCAGGATGCCAAGCACCAATACAAGCAACCTTACGCAAACCTCTGTGAGTCTTACAAGGAAGACGagtaaccacaccttcataaccCTTACCCTTTGTCACACCAATTATATCAATCATCTCGTCCTTCTGAAATATGGCATCGACGGGAACCTGTTTCTCAAAAAACCGTAAGCAAAGTCAACCTTTTGAGCAATATCTCCACCATTTACTTGGATCTCCATCAGATGGGCTTTCTTTTGCTTCAACCCTTTCATCTTTCGAATCTACAGACAGACAAATCCAGGCTCAGTAAAAATCTAACAAAGTCAACAAGCCAATTGAATTCCGATTAAATggttatatatattaaaaaaaatgcaTATGATGTGCGTGAATGGCCACAATTAGGTGTAGCAGCCCAAGCCATTTTCTCCAGTCAATCTTCCCGAATTGGTAATGGGTGCAATTGTTGATAATCAAATGACTGGAATGTACAGCTTTAGACGAAATAAAATACCTGGGTATGAGCCAAGATACGAATCACAGTACAGTACTTCTTCAGTTTTTCCAATTGAGACTGGATATCCTTCTTCCCTTCCTCAGTCTCATATTTCTTGGAGTACTTGACAAATGCCTTCTTCTTGGACTTGGCAAAATTCTTGTAAAATCGCCTCTTCACTTCCTCGTTAAGATGCTGAGCCCAAACAGTCCCAAGTGAACGCAAGCCACGAGGTGTTCTAATATATCCAACAACTCCAACTACAACCATAGGTGGTGTTTCTATGATTGTCACTGCTTCACAGGTCTCCTTTTTATGCAGTTctgtaaaaataaaacaactagGTCAATACAACTGGAATCAACTTAAATATGAAACGTTGAGTTGTTATTATaaaatgaaaagaataaaataataataactcaCTTGATCCAGGTTTTTCAACTTCTCGAACAATGTGAGTCATCCCAGCCTTGTATCCAAGAAATGCAGTCAATCTACATGGCTTTGATGAATCATCCTTGGGGAAGGACTTCACTGCACAGACATCATCGAACTGTAAGGAATAGCAACAACGCAAGTAGTGAACACAGCTAAGCATAAGGTTGCCACTACATTGTTTCTTAAAGCTCTCATGGcaacaaaaaataatcaaagaacgCACTATTCAATAATCAAAGAATTATTGCAAGAACAAATGCATCAAAGCATTAACAAGCGTGGAAACTAAATGAAATTGCAAGGTTGACAAGCTACTCTATTCAATTTAAAGAACACACTGAACAAAATAAAGTTAGGGAAAACAAAAACCTTTTCCTCTGTGACGCGCAGCCCTTTTCCTAGGAAGAAATCCCAACGAACCATGTCTTGGGTGCTCAAACTTTCGGTGAGACATCTGCAGAGCATGTTTATTTTAACACAGGGATCTTGTTTCTTAAACTATACGCACAGGGATCTTGTTTCTTAAATTATACTCAAATGTACTTAACCAAGAAATAAGAAACATCATCATCATAGCAAATTGCAAACAATAAAGAATAGAAAAAAATTAGAACACACAAGTAATTGCAAAACATAATGCAAAGGCAGATGAAACCAATATTACGCCTCATATATCATCAATCATAAATCGCATTGTTCTTTTTGATCCAAACATTGTCCAGCAAGAATTGAtaaacagttcaaatcaaatataGTTCAGTTAACATACAAGTAGTTGCAAAACATGATGCAAAGGCAGATGAAACCAATCATAAATCGCATTGTTCTTTTTGATCAAAACATTGTCCAGCAAGAACTGATAAACGGTTCAAATCAAATATAGTTCAGTTAACATACAAGTAGTTGCAAAACATAATGCGAAGGCAGATGAAACCAACATTACGCCTCATATATCACCATAATGAGGCAGATGAAACCAACATTACGCCTCATATATCACCAATCATAAATCGCATTATTCTTTTTGATCCAAACTACTACAACATGGTTTTACATTGTCCAGAAAGAATTGAtaaacagttcaaatcaaatataGTTCAGTTAACATACTTCACTAACCAGCTTGAATTTAAAGGTTACAAAATAACATGTGATCAATTCGGCAAAACTCATAATTCAAAAccaaactgagtaataaagatcAAAACATTCTTCATCAACCAGCTTCAATATAAGTTACAAACTAACATGTGATCAATTCGACAAAACACATTATTCAAAACCAAActgaatactccctccgtcccactcctaagtgacctatttgaaatttgcacaatttttaaggcaagcaaggaaaatagtatttttaatcattttttacaattatacccttatgaataataactagtgaaatttaaaaatggtttatctctcaaaatactccacggatgttcgcaaatttcatacaattgaaaagcattttaaaacacctacgtaacgaatataaacatgcctatcaaattatacatatttcatatattatttataattaactaaaaggataattccggaatatctcattgtttagtgatataggtcacttatcattgggacaaaatctaaaatcaaataggtcacttaggagtgggacggagggagtattaatttaCATATAATGTAATAATGAAATAATCGGATCATAGTCGGATCAAAGACAGAACAAAGAAAACACATAACCAGTTCCACCAAAAACACATTGATTCCAAAAGCGAGCAACGAGTACCCCCGCATTCTAACAATCAGAAATCACATTATTCTTTTTGACACCTATTGCTACTACAACATCAACACAATGTTCACATTCCCAACAAATATTAACACACGGTTCAAATCAAATAGAGACTGAACAACATTCTTAGCAAAGTAGATGTGAATAAATCCAAATTAAAAATTCTTATCAAAGCCTTTATATGTAGAAAAATCAGAAATATAAATAGATGTAACATCCAAATCCAGTAAGTAACTAAAAATGGTCCTGTACCAAAGGCCTATGGCACAAAAGAGTACCAATTCTCAGGCTAGTTTGTTTATCTTTCTCCAAAACCACAGTATGGTTATGTGAAAACTAGCCCTTTCTGAGATTCAAGCCTTGATTATATTCTTAAAATTGTTTTCAGGAGTACATTTCAGTAACTACCAGATAAAGAAATTACATCTAAATGCTTTCAAAAACAATTTTTACACAGATTACTTCGAAAACTAATTAGATTCATATGACTAATCAGATCAAAAAGATTAAGTTCAAGCAATAGATTGATTAGATTGATATTACCTCGTGACGTGAATGAGAAAACAACTAATCTGCTGGAACGAAGAAAAACAATGGCAGCCTCTCTCTAAGCCAAGAGTTGTGATGTGTAGGGTTTATTCAGGATAGCTTATAAATGTAAATCGAACGGTTCAGATGAACTCTACTtgcgaaaccctagttttgccgGTTTTCATCCGGCTACAATAGACAGATTCGGGTATTATTGGGTACTTATGTACAATGATCCCAGCTCGTTGGATGTATTGGGCTGACCGGGATCCTAGCTAGCAATTCGGGACACAACATATGTACGTGTGTAAGGATGAGCATTTTATCCGTAGTCCGCGGATTTAACCAGGACCAATCGTATCTTTGCGGACAGATGTCCGTACCGTTTGCTAATGGGTTGGACGCGGatgaaatttttgaaatccaatggATTACGGATTGGGCCTGGATGCAATCTTGAAAATTCATTGGACATCCGTATCTGTTAGATTAAGTGCGTTTGTATAGTTTTTAAAAAATATACAGataattttgaaatttttaaGATGTTTGCTTGGAGTCTTGTCCATGTCACTTCtttatttatatacatatataaaatttgtAGATTCTATATAAAGTCATTTATATTgactttattttttcattataaattttaactgacacaaatccattggattatccgcacccAATCCGTTCATCCGTGCATCCGTTGGATGCAAGATTGGATGAGGATGCCAAGTTCGAAATCCGTAgtgaattggattggatgcggatgaagtAAAAACCGGTCCATGCCGGCCCATACTCACCCCTACGTGTATTGCTCATTTTGACGGAAAATAAATTCAGTGGTCGGTCAATAAATCTGGAAAATTCAATGTGAAGCCAGTTTATTCTTGGTTTAACAAGGATCATGAAATAGTATATGGTTCAGGGCTTGGCCGCACAAGATAGGATTCTTCATTTGGCAGGTCTATCACAAGAAGATTGCAACAATGGATCTCCGCAAAAAAAGCGTACTTTAATAGTTAACAGTTGTCTCTTTTGCTGCAAAACAGGTGAATCTTCTACGAATTTACTTCTTAATTACTCTGTTTCTTCTAGCATATGGCAGTATTTTCTACCTTATTCGAATTTGGACTGGGTTATGCCCAATTGTATTGACCTTATTATCAAAGGACGGAGTTTCAAAAACTTGACAGTTGTTGGTCATGTGCTTTGGAAGATCCTTCCAGCAACAATTCATGGACAATCTGGACGCATCGGAACAAGCTTGTCTTTAAAGACGCATTTTTCAGCG comes from Papaver somniferum cultivar HN1 chromosome 7, ASM357369v1, whole genome shotgun sequence and encodes:
- the LOC113293748 gene encoding uncharacterized protein LOC113293748, translating into MSPMFKFTFTSSQFSQPELQIYFRANFSRISIFRFICSNRTFAGRWSCEQVPCTFGICLQNPYGVPQGAFGEKQDLKNQGHELKVWAVTGFFAFDVSITSGLYLEIGLLCSFYFLGSVLICLCPAAKTNSLADIGVDFYQLQGEEKAVPQTAVTSTINTGIGMGDEGGMQGMGMRGYGGMTQQPGGEQQVCGWERTIWVACRWRTNATDSARSPPMVCYNPRCDQVVILLKTRTVVMKEWETKTALGDPRPRRGFGNSFQPAIDAPRLLRAKMSTKGCINSNL